A DNA window from Massilia putida contains the following coding sequences:
- a CDS encoding chemotaxis protein CheB translates to MIRVLVVDDSNSVRELLVHILGTAPGLAVVGCAADGEEAVRMAHELKPDVITMDLQMPRMDGYEAIRCIMQTCPTRIVVVSGSEDRAEVDASFRAIGAGALVLVRRPYGIGHPLHADSARELVRTVKAMAEVRVVRRWSDARRAARPLQGAPRRLIAIGASTGGPTVLRDILAELPPGFPLPVVIVQHLAPGFMDGLATWLADASGYPVEVLHDGAALTGGRAYLVPEGWQAALGPGLIGRLLQAPPEHGMRPSVSYLFRAIDPELRPATAAVLLTGMGKDGAAELKVLREQGALTIAQDRASAVVYGMPGEALRLDAAMLVLEPAEIGKVLARLPAEPFPSTVFSTNGDPP, encoded by the coding sequence ATGATCCGCGTGCTGGTGGTCGACGATTCGAATTCGGTGCGCGAGCTGCTCGTGCACATCCTCGGTACGGCGCCGGGGCTGGCGGTGGTCGGGTGCGCCGCCGACGGCGAGGAAGCGGTGCGGATGGCGCACGAACTCAAGCCGGACGTGATCACGATGGACCTGCAGATGCCGCGCATGGACGGCTACGAGGCGATCCGCTGCATCATGCAGACGTGCCCCACGCGCATCGTCGTCGTCAGCGGCAGCGAGGACCGGGCCGAGGTCGACGCGAGCTTCCGCGCGATCGGGGCGGGCGCGCTGGTGCTCGTGCGGCGCCCGTACGGCATCGGCCATCCGCTGCACGCCGACAGCGCCCGCGAGCTGGTGCGCACCGTGAAGGCGATGGCCGAGGTGCGCGTCGTGCGGCGCTGGAGCGATGCGCGGCGCGCGGCGCGGCCGCTGCAGGGGGCGCCGCGGCGCCTGATCGCGATCGGCGCGTCGACGGGCGGGCCGACCGTCCTGCGCGACATCCTGGCCGAACTGCCGCCCGGCTTTCCGCTGCCGGTGGTGATCGTCCAGCACCTCGCGCCCGGCTTCATGGACGGCCTGGCCACATGGCTGGCCGATGCCAGCGGCTACCCGGTGGAAGTGCTGCACGACGGCGCGGCGCTCACGGGCGGGCGCGCCTACCTGGTGCCCGAGGGCTGGCAGGCGGCGCTGGGGCCGGGGCTGATCGGCCGGCTCCTGCAGGCGCCCCCGGAACACGGCATGCGCCCGTCCGTGTCCTACCTGTTCCGCGCCATCGATCCGGAACTGCGCCCGGCCACGGCGGCCGTCCTCCTGACCGGCATGGGCAAGGACGGCGCGGCCGAACTCAAGGTATTGCGCGAGCAGGGCGCGCTCACGATCGCGCAGGACCGCGCCAGCGCCGTCGTGTACGGCATGCCCGGCGAAGCCCTGCGCCTCGATGCTGCGATGCTGGTGCTCGAACCGGCGGAAATCGGCAAGGTGCTGGCGCGCCTGCCGGCCGAGCCGTTTCCGTCCACGGTTTTTTCAACGAATGGAGACCCTCCATGA